The Sneathiella sp. P13V-1 genome includes a window with the following:
- a CDS encoding acyl-CoA dehydrogenase family protein, producing MTDWNAMSDADFRKEVRQFFEAEYPEELRHLPHRPKFAEIEHWHRKLHAKGWVAPAWPAEFGGMGLNAAKLLIFYEEQQRWGVNRGRDMGVQMVGPLIIKFGTQEQKDYWLPRILSCEDIWCQGYSEPGAGSDLANLRTRAEIDGVDFVINGQKIWTTMAHDATHIFMLVRTDPDAPKKQQGISFLLAPMDQPGVDVRTITTLSGDTEFCEVFFDDARTPRENLVGELNKGWTMAKALLSFERIFIGSPSLAQNALGQLESFARGRGAFDDPVFRDHFAQAALDVEDHAALYARFADQLKRGETLGADVSMLKIWVTECFQRITELMIEAAGPDGGAIGPLQVGNVSVDVLASFYKARPTTIYGGSNEIQRNILSKAVLGLPG from the coding sequence ATGACCGACTGGAACGCAATGAGCGATGCGGACTTCCGCAAAGAAGTGCGCCAGTTCTTCGAGGCGGAATATCCCGAGGAGCTACGTCACCTGCCGCACCGCCCGAAGTTCGCCGAGATCGAACATTGGCACCGCAAGCTTCACGCCAAGGGCTGGGTCGCGCCAGCTTGGCCCGCTGAATTCGGTGGAATGGGGCTGAACGCTGCTAAGCTGCTGATCTTTTACGAAGAGCAGCAGCGTTGGGGAGTCAATCGCGGCCGCGACATGGGCGTGCAGATGGTCGGGCCGCTGATCATCAAATTCGGCACCCAGGAACAAAAAGATTACTGGCTGCCGCGTATCCTGAGTTGCGAAGATATCTGGTGCCAGGGATACTCGGAACCCGGCGCCGGGTCCGATCTGGCAAACCTGCGCACACGCGCAGAGATTGACGGCGTCGACTTTGTCATAAACGGACAGAAGATCTGGACCACGATGGCGCATGACGCCACGCATATTTTCATGCTGGTGCGCACCGATCCGGATGCACCCAAGAAACAACAGGGCATCAGTTTCCTGCTTGCTCCGATGGATCAGCCCGGAGTCGACGTGCGCACGATCACTACCCTGTCGGGTGATACAGAGTTTTGCGAAGTCTTCTTTGACGATGCCCGGACGCCCCGCGAGAACCTTGTCGGCGAGTTGAACAAGGGCTGGACGATGGCCAAGGCGCTCTTGAGCTTTGAACGCATTTTCATCGGTTCGCCGAGCCTGGCCCAGAACGCTCTGGGACAGCTGGAAAGCTTTGCCCGTGGCCGTGGAGCGTTTGACGATCCGGTGTTCCGCGATCATTTTGCCCAGGCCGCGCTGGATGTTGAAGACCACGCGGCGCTCTACGCCCGATTTGCCGACCAGCTGAAGCGAGGCGAAACGCTGGGCGCGGATGTCTCGATGCTCAAGATCTGGGTGACCGAATGCTTTCAGCGTATTACCGAACTGATGATCGAAGCGGCCGGCCCCGATGGCGGCGCCATCGGGCCGCTTCAGGTCGGCAACGTAAGTGTCGATGTTCTGGCGAGTTTCTACAAGGCCCGACCTACCACGATCTACGGTGGATCGAACGAAATCCAGAGAAACATCCTTTCCAAGGCCGTCCTGGGACTGCCTGGCTGA
- a CDS encoding acyl-CoA dehydrogenase family protein, translated as MQTSAPDTHTDLRDALRALCAQFPPEYHRKFGENETYPEEFVDALTREGWLAAMIPEEYGGSGLGLTEASIIMEEVNRCGGNAGHCHGQMYNMGTLLRHGSDEQKQKYLPGIASGALRLQSMAVTEPTTGTDTTKLKTTAVKKGDRYEINGQKVWISRIQHSDLMILLARTTPLNEVKKKSQGLSIFMVDLKEAIGNGMEVRPIANMPGHETNEVFFDNLEIPAENLIGTEGRGFYHILDGLNAERTLIAAECMGDGYWFVDKARAYAGDRVVFDRPIGQNQGVQFPIARSYVNIEAANLMRFEACRRFDAGLDCGAQANMAKLLASEASWEAANACIQTHGGFGFAREYDVERKFREARLYQVAPISTNLILSYVGEHILGMPRSF; from the coding sequence ATGCAGACGTCAGCCCCAGACACTCATACCGATCTGCGCGACGCCTTGCGCGCACTTTGCGCGCAGTTTCCGCCAGAATATCATCGCAAGTTCGGCGAAAACGAAACCTACCCCGAGGAATTCGTCGATGCGCTGACCCGCGAGGGCTGGCTTGCCGCGATGATCCCAGAGGAATACGGTGGCTCGGGTCTGGGGTTGACGGAAGCCTCGATCATCATGGAGGAGGTGAACCGCTGCGGCGGAAACGCGGGCCATTGCCACGGGCAGATGTATAACATGGGCACGCTTCTGCGACATGGTTCGGATGAGCAAAAGCAGAAATACCTGCCCGGTATTGCCAGCGGCGCGTTGCGCCTGCAATCCATGGCCGTGACCGAACCGACAACCGGGACCGACACCACCAAACTGAAGACCACCGCGGTCAAGAAGGGTGACCGGTATGAGATCAATGGCCAGAAGGTCTGGATCAGCCGTATCCAGCATTCTGACCTGATGATCCTGCTGGCACGCACCACGCCGCTGAACGAGGTCAAGAAAAAGTCGCAGGGCCTGTCGATCTTTATGGTCGATTTGAAAGAGGCAATCGGCAACGGGATGGAAGTTCGCCCAATCGCCAATATGCCCGGCCACGAAACCAATGAAGTGTTTTTCGACAACCTGGAAATCCCCGCCGAGAACCTGATCGGCACCGAGGGGCGCGGGTTTTACCATATTCTTGACGGGCTGAACGCCGAACGGACCCTGATTGCGGCGGAATGTATGGGTGATGGATACTGGTTCGTTGACAAGGCCCGCGCCTATGCCGGTGACCGCGTGGTCTTTGACCGTCCTATCGGCCAGAACCAAGGCGTGCAATTCCCTATCGCCAGGTCCTATGTGAACATCGAGGCCGCCAATCTGATGCGCTTTGAAGCCTGCAGGCGCTTCGATGCCGGGCTGGATTGCGGAGCGCAGGCGAATATGGCCAAGCTGCTGGCCTCGGAGGCCAGCTGGGAAGCGGCCAATGCCTGCATCCAGACCCATGGCGGCTTTGGTTTCGCACGGGAATACGATGTCGAGCGCAAGTTCCGCGAGGCCCGACTGTATCAGGTGGCCCCGATCTCGACCAACCTGATCCTGTCCTATGTCGGAGAACATATCCTCGGCATGCCGCGATCCTTCTAA
- a CDS encoding enoyl-CoA hydratase/isomerase family protein encodes MSNRYAKYDKLKFDYPADRVLRITFDRPETFNSVDAETHTQMTDMWIDIDRDPNINSVIVTGEGKAFSAGGDFSLIENMIGNSHEIMKTWKEAKDLVYNIINCNKPIISAINGPAAGAGLVVAILADISIAGKRAKIVDGHPRLGVAAGDVAAIIWPLLTSMAKAKYYLMTCKPVSGEEAERIGLVSMCVEDDELQQIALDTAIELANGSQSAIRWTKYSLNNWLRQAGPIFDASTALEMLGFMSEDVKEGVLSHREKRAPNFRNDCPL; translated from the coding sequence ATGTCGAATCGTTATGCAAAATATGACAAACTGAAATTTGACTACCCGGCGGATCGCGTGCTGCGCATCACGTTCGACCGGCCCGAGACCTTCAACTCAGTCGATGCCGAAACCCACACCCAGATGACGGACATGTGGATCGATATCGACCGCGACCCCAACATCAACTCGGTCATCGTGACGGGTGAGGGCAAAGCGTTTTCCGCCGGTGGTGATTTCAGCCTGATCGAAAACATGATCGGCAATTCGCATGAGATTATGAAGACGTGGAAAGAAGCCAAGGATCTCGTCTACAATATCATCAACTGCAACAAGCCGATCATTTCCGCGATCAACGGCCCTGCTGCCGGCGCGGGCCTTGTGGTTGCCATCCTTGCCGACATCTCGATCGCTGGAAAACGGGCCAAGATTGTCGATGGTCATCCGCGCCTGGGTGTTGCCGCTGGCGATGTCGCGGCAATCATCTGGCCGCTGCTGACCTCGATGGCCAAGGCGAAATACTATCTGATGACCTGCAAGCCAGTGTCGGGCGAAGAGGCCGAGCGCATTGGTCTGGTGTCAATGTGCGTCGAAGATGACGAGCTGCAGCAGATCGCTTTGGACACGGCCATCGAACTGGCCAACGGCTCTCAAAGCGCGATCCGCTGGACCAAGTATTCGCTGAACAACTGGCTGCGCCAGGCCGGCCCGATCTTCGATGCGTCGACTGCGCTGGAGATGCTTGGCTTCATGAGCGAGGACGTCAAGGAAGGTGTTCTGTCACACCGGGAGAAGCGCGCGCCAAACTTCCGCAATGACTGCCCGCTCTAA
- a CDS encoding citryl-CoA lyase translates to MGKRKEKISSDIAWSTSDKICVRGLDLPNEILGHMNLGDLAFLQLTGRKATPEESRLFNAIVITLVEHGITPSALAARMTYMGAPESLQAAVAAGLCGLGTVFVGSMEGASKMLYEALPQDKLGTGVDLDALAVETVEKFRARKMIVPGLGHPVHKPVDPRTPRLFQIAAENGKSGEYIELIQKIQAVAEEKSGKMLPINATGAIGAICCEFGFPWKIVRGFGVMARAIGLVGHILEESENPISYELWQRAEQEILETSGPGAK, encoded by the coding sequence ATGGGAAAACGCAAAGAAAAAATCAGCTCCGACATTGCCTGGAGCACCTCTGACAAGATCTGCGTGCGTGGGCTCGATCTGCCCAACGAGATCCTGGGCCACATGAACCTTGGCGATCTGGCGTTTCTGCAGTTGACGGGGCGCAAGGCCACACCCGAGGAAAGCCGGTTGTTCAACGCCATCGTCATTACCCTGGTCGAACATGGCATCACGCCTTCGGCCCTGGCGGCGCGGATGACCTATATGGGGGCGCCGGAATCGCTTCAGGCAGCTGTGGCGGCTGGCTTGTGTGGGCTGGGCACCGTCTTTGTCGGTTCTATGGAAGGTGCCTCGAAAATGCTTTACGAGGCACTGCCACAGGACAAGTTGGGCACCGGTGTCGATCTAGATGCGCTGGCCGTCGAGACGGTGGAAAAATTCCGCGCCCGCAAGATGATCGTGCCGGGGCTCGGACATCCGGTGCACAAACCGGTCGATCCGCGCACCCCGCGCCTGTTCCAGATCGCTGCCGAGAACGGCAAGTCCGGTGAATACATCGAGTTGATCCAGAAAATTCAGGCCGTTGCCGAAGAAAAATCGGGTAAGATGCTGCCGATTAACGCCACCGGGGCGATCGGAGCAATCTGCTGTGAATTTGGCTTCCCCTGGAAGATCGTGCGGGGTTTTGGCGTTATGGCACGCGCCATCGGTCTGGTCGGTCATATCCTCGAAGAGAGCGAAAACCCGATTTCCTATGAGCTTTGGCAGCGTGCCGAGCAGGAAATTCTTGAAACGTCGGGTCCGGGAGCGAAGTAA
- a CDS encoding transglutaminase-like domain-containing protein, with the protein MDKSDDDLAAEAERYVMPSRFVESDSLEVQGFVTSALRDLPVDATNRDKAIRLFEAVRDDIRYDPYCFALDEDSYRASRIAGAEAAFCVPKAILLAACLRSVGIPAALGFADVRNHLNTPKLQELMGTDLFIYHGYVQLWLGNEAYKVTPAFNMELCKRFGVKPLVFDGYHDALFHEFDEQNHRHMEYVNDRGLYFDAPMEEFLAAFKETYPKLEEFNRVRIFKDASGYDDGFAKENAS; encoded by the coding sequence ATGGACAAGTCCGACGATGACCTAGCGGCTGAAGCTGAGCGTTATGTCATGCCATCGCGCTTTGTGGAAAGCGATAGCTTGGAAGTGCAGGGTTTCGTGACATCGGCTTTGCGCGATCTTCCTGTGGACGCAACCAATCGAGACAAGGCGATTCGCTTGTTCGAAGCGGTACGCGACGATATTCGCTATGATCCTTATTGTTTCGCGCTGGATGAGGACTCTTACCGTGCCAGCCGTATCGCTGGGGCGGAAGCGGCGTTTTGCGTTCCCAAGGCAATTCTGCTGGCGGCTTGTCTGCGTTCTGTGGGTATCCCCGCCGCGCTGGGGTTCGCGGATGTGCGCAACCACCTGAATACACCCAAGTTGCAGGAATTGATGGGAACCGATCTCTTTATCTACCACGGCTATGTTCAACTGTGGTTGGGGAATGAGGCTTACAAAGTAACACCTGCATTCAACATGGAACTGTGTAAAAGATTCGGGGTTAAACCCCTGGTCTTCGACGGCTATCACGACGCGCTCTTTCACGAGTTTGACGAACAGAATCACCGGCACATGGAATATGTGAACGACCGGGGTCTCTATTTCGATGCACCGATGGAGGAATTCCTGGCGGCGTTCAAGGAAACCTATCCGAAGCTGGAGGAATTCAACCGCGTCCGGATTTTCAAAGATGCGAGCGGGTACGATGACGGTTTCGCAAAGGAGAATGCCTCTTGA
- a CDS encoding CoA transferase produces the protein MALRDDWSGPNACAAEVARRLREHTSTHWEPLLAVADCCCSVVKTPAAASREPQFKARDVFGRTVKISGRGAPALPPPIAPEFRSSGSSVGVAASLGDVNTRCGVDLPKTE, from the coding sequence GTGGCGCTTCGCGATGACTGGTCCGGCCCAAATGCCTGCGCCGCGGAGGTTGCACGTCGTCTGAGGGAACACACCTCGACCCATTGGGAGCCTTTGCTGGCGGTGGCCGATTGCTGCTGTTCGGTCGTGAAAACACCCGCCGCGGCGTCGCGTGAACCGCAATTCAAAGCACGTGACGTGTTCGGGCGGACCGTAAAAATCTCCGGCCGGGGCGCACCCGCTTTGCCGCCGCCAATTGCACCGGAGTTCCGTTCTTCGGGAAGTTCGGTCGGAGTTGCAGCTTCTTTGGGCGATGTCAATACGCGTTGTGGCGTGGACTTGCCGAAGACAGAGTAA
- a CDS encoding SDR family NAD(P)-dependent oxidoreductase, with translation MTKALDGKVVLVTGAGGGIGRDIALMAATEGAAVVVNDLGASLKGTGQTETAAQKVVEEIKAEGGDAIADGGNVTDPDAARAMIEAGVSEFGRIDAVVNNAGILRDGFFHKMTYEDFDAVVKVHLYGAFNTSRAAADYFREQEGGALVHMTSTSGLIGNLAQANYSAAKLGIAAFSKSVALDLKRWNVRSNCIAPFAWSRMISSIKTDTSEQVARVEKIKEMTPAKVAPMACFLMSDRAADVSGQIFAVRKNEIFLFNQPRPVRSVHSGDGWTADEIAERAIPALKPQFTPLEVSADVFSWDPV, from the coding sequence ATGACAAAAGCACTTGACGGAAAGGTGGTTCTGGTCACCGGGGCCGGCGGTGGGATCGGGCGTGATATCGCCTTGATGGCAGCTACAGAAGGCGCCGCCGTGGTGGTCAATGATCTGGGCGCATCCCTGAAAGGCACCGGTCAGACAGAAACTGCGGCGCAGAAAGTCGTCGAAGAGATCAAGGCGGAGGGCGGCGATGCGATCGCCGATGGCGGCAACGTCACCGATCCGGACGCCGCGCGCGCGATGATCGAAGCCGGAGTCAGCGAATTCGGCCGAATCGACGCGGTGGTGAACAACGCGGGCATCCTGCGCGACGGGTTCTTCCACAAAATGACCTACGAGGATTTCGACGCGGTTGTGAAGGTCCATCTCTACGGCGCCTTCAACACCAGCCGCGCGGCGGCCGATTATTTCCGCGAACAAGAGGGCGGTGCTCTGGTGCACATGACCTCGACCTCGGGGCTGATCGGCAATCTGGCGCAGGCGAATTATTCGGCGGCAAAGCTGGGCATCGCGGCCTTCTCGAAATCGGTCGCGCTCGACCTGAAACGCTGGAACGTGCGGTCAAACTGCATCGCGCCCTTCGCCTGGAGCCGGATGATCTCGTCTATCAAGACAGACACCTCGGAACAGGTGGCACGGGTCGAAAAGATCAAGGAAATGACACCGGCCAAAGTCGCTCCAATGGCCTGTTTCCTGATGAGCGACCGCGCGGCCGACGTGTCCGGACAGATCTTTGCGGTTCGCAAGAACGAGATCTTCCTGTTCAACCAGCCGCGCCCGGTAAGGTCGGTCCATTCCGGAGATGGTTGGACCGCCGATGAAATCGCCGAGCGCGCCATTCCCGCGCTCAAACCGCAGTTCACGCCGCTCGAAGTTTCGGCGGATGTCTTTTCGTGGGATCCGGTCTGA
- a CDS encoding CaiB/BaiF CoA transferase family protein: MAQPLKDILVLDFSTLLPGPTATHMLSEAGAEVINFERPGVGEDARQTEPKIDGESLGFTVLNYGKRSVAIDLKSRGALERLRPLIEKADVLVEQFRPGVMDRLGLGYGAVRKFNPGLIYCSITGYGQTGPKASAAGHDLNYVGDAGILSLSRGPDDQPTAPFGLVADIGGGTYPAMMNILLALIARQASGQGTHLDIAMSEGAFAFYLLAPCRRCDRRAEH, from the coding sequence ATGGCTCAACCGCTAAAGGATATTCTAGTGCTGGATTTCAGCACCCTTCTTCCCGGTCCGACGGCGACGCACATGCTGTCTGAGGCGGGCGCCGAAGTGATCAACTTCGAGCGTCCCGGAGTCGGCGAGGACGCGCGCCAAACCGAGCCCAAGATCGACGGAGAGAGCCTCGGATTTACCGTGTTGAACTACGGCAAGCGATCGGTTGCCATCGACCTCAAATCAAGGGGCGCATTGGAACGTCTGCGCCCCTTGATCGAGAAGGCCGATGTTCTGGTAGAGCAGTTCCGTCCCGGCGTGATGGACCGGCTCGGGCTTGGTTATGGAGCTGTGCGCAAGTTCAATCCCGGTCTCATCTATTGTTCGATCACCGGCTATGGCCAGACCGGACCAAAGGCCAGCGCCGCTGGCCACGACCTCAACTACGTCGGCGATGCGGGTATCCTGTCGCTCAGTCGCGGACCGGATGACCAGCCAACGGCACCGTTCGGGCTGGTCGCCGATATCGGCGGCGGAACCTATCCGGCTATGATGAATATACTGCTGGCCCTGATTGCGCGGCAGGCAAGCGGGCAGGGGACGCATCTGGATATCGCAATGTCCGAAGGAGCGTTCGCCTTTTACCTATTGGCCCCATGCCGAAGGTGTGATCGCCGGGCAGAGCATTAA
- a CDS encoding phenylacetate--CoA ligase family protein has product MSEDIYQEVAQAYAAAAEKAPGLKSRFTAAGFDPAAVKSVADLSRLPVMKKEELLKIQRENPPFGGFIASDLKDIGRIYVSPGPIFEPALSGGGGHGLDLLFKAAGVGPGDIILNTWMYHLVPAGLLFDEAAQTAGATVIPGGVGNTELQAQIIVETGVTSICASTAFFLTLAEKVIETYGQDAWKVKTAFLGGEMGDWMAKRRRIEEDYGVSTWAAYATADLGLVAYEDGGEGYIVHPDRVVQICDPVSGEQVAHGEPGEVVVTARDATWPMIRFGTGDSALALKSNADGSVSRISALQGRVGAAVKVREIFVYPRVVEEVVIGTPGAKAAQAVVTRENGRDIIRLSIVLEDGADASAAEASAAETFKLHARIRADEVNIVSELPENTELIVNQKDG; this is encoded by the coding sequence ATGTCTGAAGATATCTACCAAGAAGTAGCTCAAGCCTATGCCGCTGCGGCCGAAAAGGCCCCTGGCCTGAAATCGCGATTCACGGCTGCCGGATTCGATCCGGCAGCCGTCAAATCGGTGGCGGACCTCTCGCGTCTTCCAGTGATGAAGAAGGAAGAGCTTCTGAAGATTCAGCGCGAAAACCCGCCTTTTGGTGGGTTTATCGCCTCGGATCTGAAGGATATTGGACGGATCTATGTGTCCCCCGGCCCGATTTTCGAACCGGCCCTTTCGGGCGGTGGCGGTCACGGCCTGGACCTGCTGTTCAAGGCGGCAGGCGTGGGGCCCGGAGATATCATCCTGAACACCTGGATGTATCATCTGGTGCCGGCTGGCCTGCTGTTCGACGAAGCGGCACAGACCGCGGGCGCCACGGTGATCCCCGGCGGCGTCGGCAATACCGAACTTCAGGCACAGATCATAGTCGAAACCGGCGTGACTTCGATCTGTGCTTCGACTGCGTTTTTCCTGACGCTGGCGGAAAAGGTGATCGAAACCTATGGCCAGGACGCATGGAAGGTGAAAACCGCGTTCCTCGGCGGTGAGATGGGCGACTGGATGGCCAAGCGCCGCCGGATCGAGGAAGACTATGGCGTGTCAACCTGGGCTGCCTATGCTACCGCCGATCTGGGCCTGGTCGCCTATGAGGATGGCGGCGAAGGCTATATCGTTCATCCCGACCGCGTGGTGCAGATCTGCGATCCGGTCAGTGGCGAACAGGTCGCTCACGGGGAACCGGGTGAGGTTGTAGTGACCGCGCGCGATGCCACCTGGCCGATGATCCGGTTCGGTACCGGCGACAGCGCCCTTGCGCTGAAAAGCAATGCGGATGGCTCTGTCAGCCGGATTTCAGCATTGCAGGGCCGGGTCGGGGCAGCGGTCAAAGTGCGCGAGATTTTCGTTTATCCGCGCGTGGTTGAAGAAGTTGTCATCGGTACGCCGGGCGCAAAGGCCGCGCAGGCCGTGGTAACACGCGAGAATGGGCGCGATATAATTCGCCTTTCGATTGTGCTGGAAGACGGTGCCGACGCTTCTGCTGCGGAAGCATCCGCCGCCGAAACCTTCAAACTGCATGCACGAATTCGTGCTGATGAGGTGAACATTGTTTCGGAACTACCCGAGAATACAGAACTGATCGTCAACCAAAAAGACGGCTGA
- a CDS encoding MaoC family dehydratase, protein MRYLEDFSPGQVYRFRSASMSADSIKAFAEEWDPQRLHTDEDYATAIHGSLIASGFQTMLEVFRPVMTEMMVGVANIGGMGFENLRWLRPVRPNEPLDVELTVNAVTPSKSKPDRGVLHYTLSAKNPEGEIVFLTDTPVMIQRKQNDTD, encoded by the coding sequence TTGAGGTATCTGGAAGACTTCTCGCCGGGCCAAGTCTATCGCTTTCGTAGCGCTTCGATGAGCGCGGATTCGATAAAGGCGTTTGCCGAGGAATGGGATCCGCAGCGGCTGCACACCGACGAAGACTATGCAACCGCCATACATGGCAGCCTGATCGCCTCGGGCTTTCAGACGATGCTGGAGGTGTTTAGGCCAGTCATGACCGAGATGATGGTGGGTGTCGCCAATATCGGTGGCATGGGCTTTGAAAATTTGCGCTGGCTACGGCCTGTGCGCCCGAACGAACCCCTTGATGTCGAACTGACTGTCAACGCGGTCACGCCGTCAAAAAGCAAGCCCGACAGAGGTGTTTTGCACTATACGCTCAGCGCCAAAAACCCCGAGGGCGAAATCGTGTTTTTGACCGACACCCCCGTGATGATCCAGCGAAAACAAAATGACACAGACTGA
- a CDS encoding acyl-CoA dehydrogenase family protein has translation MTQTDILSSEQEDLRLLRESARTLFERAGGSERARKLRDAGGGFDAELVRELAEAGVFGVAVPEDQGGLGMGLAAGGVIAEEVGRVIAPEPVVLTIGLSLGLLRRLCPDHPKMAQLIGGEISLAVAWQERVPGGAPADVTCRYAEGRLTGSKAWVVGVTGSQGFLVVAEQDDGPVLVLAEADADGLVIDKRTQADGSSLGELSFSGTPAAELASGGAVSAALAEAVADATALAAAELVGLSERAFEITLNYIKTREQFDKPIGSFQVIQHRAVDLNVMCEVAQAGVREVLAHMDSETDPKVRNPIASRAKARAVTAAKKITRDAIQLHGAVGYADEFDIGLYLNRALVLSAWLGDDAYHRRIWFDAREAEGAAQ, from the coding sequence ATGACACAGACTGATATCCTTTCCAGCGAACAAGAAGACCTTCGTCTGTTGCGAGAAAGCGCGCGCACGTTGTTTGAACGGGCGGGCGGAAGTGAAAGAGCCAGAAAACTCCGTGATGCCGGGGGCGGTTTCGATGCGGAGTTGGTCCGGGAACTGGCCGAGGCAGGTGTTTTCGGCGTGGCGGTGCCCGAAGATCAAGGCGGGCTTGGTATGGGCCTGGCCGCCGGGGGTGTTATCGCCGAGGAAGTCGGCCGCGTGATTGCACCGGAACCGGTCGTGTTGACGATCGGTCTGAGTCTTGGCCTTCTGCGCCGCCTTTGTCCGGATCATCCGAAGATGGCACAGCTCATCGGCGGTGAAATTTCCCTTGCGGTTGCCTGGCAGGAACGCGTCCCGGGCGGGGCGCCTGCCGATGTGACCTGCCGATACGCAGAGGGGCGGCTGACCGGAAGCAAGGCTTGGGTCGTCGGTGTGACCGGATCGCAAGGGTTCCTTGTCGTGGCCGAACAAGATGATGGCCCGGTTCTGGTTCTGGCCGAGGCAGACGCGGACGGCCTTGTTATCGACAAGCGGACGCAGGCCGACGGCAGCTCCCTGGGCGAGCTTTCTTTTTCGGGAACGCCGGCTGCGGAATTGGCCAGCGGCGGTGCGGTTTCCGCTGCACTGGCTGAGGCTGTCGCCGATGCAACGGCGCTTGCCGCGGCCGAGCTTGTCGGCCTGAGCGAGCGCGCCTTCGAGATCACGCTCAACTACATCAAGACGCGTGAGCAGTTCGACAAGCCGATCGGGTCTTTCCAGGTCATCCAGCACCGTGCCGTGGACCTCAACGTGATGTGCGAGGTGGCGCAGGCCGGAGTGCGCGAGGTGCTCGCGCATATGGACAGCGAAACCGATCCGAAGGTTCGGAACCCGATTGCCAGCCGCGCCAAGGCGCGCGCCGTCACGGCCGCCAAAAAAATCACCCGCGACGCCATCCAGTTGCATGGCGCGGTCGGGTACGCGGATGAGTTCGATATCGGGCTCTACCTGAATCGGGCATTGGTGCTGTCGGCTTGGTTGGGCGACGATGCCTATCACAGGCGGATTTGGTTCGATGCACGTGAAGCAGAGGGGGCAGCACAATGA
- a CDS encoding hydroxymethylglutaryl-CoA lyase, protein MNDFPKFVEFREEGPREGFQIEKKIYPVEERIELIDMLSETGLKRIQVGSFVSPKYVPQMADTGELFQRIKRKPGVNYTSLWLNDKGFRKALTAHEVDIDPRLLFYPSEAFAQSNNNCSSAEMREKQRDWVRLYKEEGYTVDAAYVMTAFGCNFEGPIPQERILDDFRFILQLCEEENIPVPILVVADTMGWGNPEAVKRMIGALREMAPEARIGMHIHDTRGLGIANVYAALSMGVDMFESSVAGLGGCPFAGHGHARAAGNVCTEDAVFLCHELGIETGIDLDKLIAAAVKAEEIIGVPLIGRVMHTGGLDKYRKSR, encoded by the coding sequence ATGAACGACTTTCCCAAATTCGTAGAATTTCGTGAAGAAGGCCCGCGCGAGGGTTTTCAGATCGAAAAAAAAATCTATCCGGTTGAAGAGCGGATCGAACTGATCGACATGCTCAGCGAAACCGGTCTGAAGCGCATTCAGGTCGGAAGTTTCGTCAGCCCGAAATACGTGCCGCAGATGGCAGATACAGGTGAACTGTTCCAGCGTATCAAACGCAAGCCGGGGGTGAATTACACCTCGCTTTGGCTGAACGACAAAGGGTTTCGCAAGGCCCTGACCGCGCATGAGGTCGATATCGACCCGCGCCTGCTGTTCTATCCATCCGAGGCGTTTGCCCAGTCGAACAACAATTGTTCCTCGGCGGAGATGCGGGAAAAACAACGCGACTGGGTCCGTCTTTACAAGGAAGAAGGATATACCGTCGACGCGGCCTATGTGATGACGGCCTTTGGCTGCAACTTCGAAGGCCCCATCCCGCAAGAGCGCATCTTGGACGATTTCCGCTTTATCCTTCAGCTGTGCGAAGAAGAGAACATCCCCGTGCCGATCCTCGTGGTCGCCGACACCATGGGATGGGGAAACCCCGAGGCGGTCAAACGGATGATCGGCGCGCTGCGCGAAATGGCGCCCGAGGCGCGCATCGGTATGCACATCCATGATACGCGTGGGCTGGGGATCGCCAACGTTTATGCGGCCCTGTCGATGGGCGTGGACATGTTCGAAAGCTCCGTCGCCGGTCTTGGCGGCTGTCCTTTCGCGGGCCACGGCCACGCGCGCGCCGCAGGAAATGTCTGCACCGAGGATGCAGTGTTCCTGTGTCACGAGCTCGGCATCGAAACCGGCATTGATCTGGACAAGCTGATCGCAGCGGCGGTCAAAGCAGAAGAGATCATCGGTGTGCCGCTCATAGGCCGGGTCATGCACACCGGCGGGTTGGACAAATACCGCAAGTCACGCTGA